In Nostoc sphaeroides, the genomic window AACTACATTTGAGTTGGTTTGATTATGTCAAAGCTGCGCCAATCTACGAGGAATTATTGAGTTTAGCTACATCTTTTGGCGTTGGTGTCAACGAGGTAACATATCTGCAACAACTGGCTGAAATTTACGACCAGACAAACCAACCGCAGCAGTCATTGAATGTACTTAATAAACTAGTAGAAATTTACGTTAGTGAAAATAATCTTACTGAAATACCAGAATTAAAGCTAGCGATCGCTTCAAATTACGAATCTCTAGCAAAGAAAGATCCTAACTTACTGCTAGAAGCTTTTAAAAATTATCAAGAAGCTTATACCACTGCTTGGCAATTAAAGGAATACGTTCGGGCTGGTGAAGCTTTGCAGAAGTTAATTGCGCTGTACCGTTCTCAAGGACAAACAGATGAGGCTTTGCAGGCTAGCCAAATTCTTGTGGAGACAGAGACGCAAGCCGCCAACTTTTACGGGCTGATGCAAGCTTATGACCAAATTGGGCAATTGTATCTAGAACGTAAAGAGTTTCCTAAAGCATTAACAGCCTTTCAAAAAGGATTAGAATTAGCGCAACAACTCAAACATGAGGAAGCATACTTTGCTGGGCAAATTGAAAAAGTCTCGAAAGCAAATTTGTAGCCAATATTAATGCTATTCAATCCTCGAATTTTGGATTAGGGTACTAATACTACATCTTCATATATAGCTGCGATCGCACACCGAAAATCAACGCTAGTTAAATGTACTTCTTGCTCTTTTTCATAAGGGTAAAGTACCCAATGTCCTTCTTCATTGCGACGGAAGCATTCGACACTCATTCGATCTGGTGAAATTAGCACATATTCTTGTAGTGATTCTAAGTGTCGGTAACTAGCGAATTTCTTGCCTCTGTCATAGCCTTCTGTTGACTCAGAAAGCACTTCGATAATTAAGCAAGGATGGGACTTAAAATATTCAGATTCTTTATCTCGTATATCACAAGTCACCATCACATCAGGATAGAAATAGCGATTTATCACATCAATTTCTGCTTTCATATCTAACATGTAGACACGGCAACCACTACCCCGCAGATGGTTTCGCAGCAGTATAAACAAATTCCCTACTACTGTGACATGAGCATCACTTGCCCCTGCCATTGCGTAGACTTGCCCATCAATATACTCGTGTTTGATTTCACTAAATTTCTCGCCTTCTAGATATTCTTCTGGGGAGATATAGTACTCACTTTGGCTAACGACCATTTTAGTACCTTAATAATTTTACCAAACATTGTAACCCATAGAACCAATTTAATGGGCGACAGCGCCACCAGTGGGCTTCACTTTTTTAAAGAATAAAACGGCAAGACCACTGAGTAGCAAAGCAATGCCAATAAAGTAAAAACAATCGTTAAAAGCCATTACATAAGCTTCCCGACGGACTATATTAGATATGGCTGCGATCGCCTGATTTTGTGCTGTACTTAAATCTGCTCCCTTACTGACAAAATACTGCGTCATTTGGTCAATTCTCTGTTGAGTTTCTGGGTTATATAAAGATACTGTATCACCCAATCTATTCGAGTGAAATTGTTCTCTGTTTGCTAATAAAGTTGCTAAAGAAGCAATTCCGATAGAACCGCCCATATTCCGCATCATATTAAATAAACCACTTGCCGAACCTGCTTCTTTCGGACTTAATCCAGCAGTGGCAATAGAAGTCAGAGGCACCATAATTAGGGGTTGTCCCATTGCACGCACAAATTGCGACCACCGTAACTGATCTAATCCTGTTTGATTAGTCATTCCAGAGTTCATAAATGCACTGATGGAAAACAAAGTCACACCAACAGCGACCATTAACCGCACATCAATGCGTTGCATCAATTTGGGGATGAGGGGAATAATAAATAGTTGAGGAATACCAGCCCAAATCAATACTTCACCAATTTGTAGCGCATTGTATTTTTGAATTTGGGCAAGATACAACGGTAAAATATAAATTGAACCATACAACCCTACCCCCAACGACACATTGACAATACTGGCTAAACCGAAGTTACGTCTAGACAAAAGCCGTAGATTAATAAATGGTTGCTTTCGAGTTAATTCTATAAAGAAAAATATCGCCAGAAAAATTACTGCAATCACACTTAATCGTACAATCAAAGCTGAACCAAACCAATCTTTGCGGCTACCTTCTTCTAAAACAACTTGCAGGGAACCTAACCCAATAGCCATCGCAATAATTCCCCACCAATCACCTTGTTTCAGTAAATTCATTTGGGGTTTTTCTTGCTTAATTCCATACCAAACACCAGCTAGCATTAATGCCCCAGGAATTACATTTATATAAAAGTTGTATTCCCAACCAAAGTTTTCTGTTAACCAACCTCCTAAAGTTGGGCCAATTGAAGGTGCAAAAACTGCACTAAACCCAAATGCAGCCAGCCCAACAGATTGCTTAGATTGCGGTAAAGTCGTTAAGACAACTGTCATAGCAGTAGGAATTAATACTCCTCCGCTAAAACCTTGTAAGGCGCGAAAGAAAATCATGGAATTGAGATTCCACGACCAAGCACAGCATATAGAAAATAAAATAAATAGTGCGGTATTTACTAGCAAATAACGCCGTAGAGAAAACACCCGTGATAACCATCCTGTTAGAGGAATTACCACAATTTCTGCTACGAGATACGCCGTAGAAATCCAAGAACCTTCTTCTAGGGTTGCTCCTAAACTTGCTTGAATATCTTGCAGTGAAGCATTAGTTATTTGAATATCCAATACCGCCATAAATGCACCAAGCATACTGGCTAATACACCAATCCAAGTTCTTAAGGGGACACGTTCTGGTGGTGCTTGCTGATCAATTACGCCTGTATTAGCCATAGGGTTTTTCCTGTTTCAATATTAAGTAGCAAAAAATATTTTCTGAAATCTTATCTTTCTCTCTGAACAGTAAAATTACAGCATTTTTCAGTTATTTAGACCACAACTTAGACGGAAAGTAGAGAGTGCTGTAGTTCAATTATTGAACATTATATAATAGCAGTCCTAAATCATTTGCAAAGGTTTTACCCCACCCTAACCCTCCCCTTATAAAGGGGAGGGAACTAGATTTATCTTCTTGTTTCCCCCCTTTATAAGGCAATACGCTTGGGTTAAGGCTAAAACTCTGTTATCCAAGTCAATTTTTTAACGAACCGCCAAGACGCAGAGGACGCAGAGAGAAGAAAGAGAAGGAAAAAATTGCTTAATTGAACTGTATTGCTTTATAAGGGGGGTAATTCGAGTTTTGTGTACACCATAGCCTCGCTTTTCGGGAGGGGGTGGGGTTCTTTTATTATGAGTAATTTAGTGGACATGATATTACTTGACTTCCACCGCAACTTCCGCAGACATCCCCGGAGTAATCCGCGATTCGTATCCTTGAATGCTCTTTTGGTCAAAAACTACTTTTACTGGGATGCGTTGCACAACTTTGGTAAAGTTACCTGTAGCGTTATCCGGTGGTAATAAGGCAAACTGAGCGCCGGAAGCTGGGGAAATACTGTCAACACGACCAACAAAGGTGTGATGAGGGAAACTATCGAGCTTAATTTCTACTGGCTCTCCTGGGCGCATCTTTTCTAATTGAGTTTCTTTGAAGTTCGCAATTACCCAATACTGGTTATCCACGATCGCCATTAATGGTGTTCCCGATTGGACTCTATTGCCAACTTCGGCGTTTTTCCTACCTACTCGTCCGGCACTGGGGGCGGTAACGTTGGCGTAAGATAGTTGCAATTGTGCATCTTTTAGCGATGCTTCCGATTGCGCGATCGCTGCTTTTGCCGCTTCGTATTGGCTACGTTTTACTGTGGTATCTTGTCCGCCTGCGGTAGCTTGTTGCAATCCTCCCCTAGATGCTGCCAATTTAGCTTGGGCGTTGACTACATTTTCTTGCGCCTGTGCTAGTTGAGACTGGGCTTGGGCGACACCAACTCTCGCAGACGCTAACTTAGCTTGGGCTTGTTCTACTCCCTGAATAGCGGCGTTTTTCTGTGCCGTAGCCACATCATAAGCTGCCTTGGCTGTATCTAACTGCTGACGAGCGATCGCACCTGATTTATACAACTGGTTGTAGCGATTGTAATCTGCTTGGGCTTTTTCCAAGTTCGCATTTGTTTGCGCTACCTGCGCTTGGGCGGCGGGAATCCCTGCTTCGGCTAGTCTAACTTGGGCTTGCGCTGCTGGTATCCCAGCTTGGGCTTCTTGGACTGCTGCTTGGGCTGTGGAAATTGCTGCTACCGCACCGCTAACATCTCCCTGCGCTTGAGTTGTCTTACCAGTGGTAGTTTCTGAACTTAGAGCAATATTTGCTTGGGCGGCTTGCGCCTGTCCACGAGCATTTTCTAGGGCTGCTGCTGCTTGTTGTACCTTGCTTTCATAGTCCCGTGGATCTAACTTCACTAACAATTGTCCCGGTTGCACCAGTTGGTTATCATTCACAAGTACTTCACTTATAGTTCCGGGAATGCGGCTACTAACTTGGTGAATGTTTCCAGCAACAGTGGCGTTGTCGGTTTCTTGGTGGGTGGAGGCGTATTGCCAATAGTTATAACCAAAACCACCTGCGGCGATCGCACTCACACCTAATGCTGCCAATATTAAACCAGTCGGTCTTTTGCGCTTCGGTGGAACTTCTTTTTCTTTCTCTATCTCAGGTGTTACAACAGTTGCTTCTGCTGTCACAGTTTCTAAAGTCTCGGAATCAGGAATCAATTGTTTTCCGATAAATGGGGTTTTGTTTTGGTTGTGTCCGTTAAAAGTATTACTGGTCATGATTCTTAACTCTTTGTTCGTTCAATAATTTGATTGATAGTCTTTTATTTAGAATGCGTAGTATTTTCTGAAAAAAATTCTTATTTCCTTAGTATGCGTATTATTATCTCAAAACAATTCTTTACAGCACCTCCCCCGGCCGGGTGATTATGGCATTATCTTTAGGAGAGGTTAGCGATCGCCCGATTCAAGATTTGGGAAAATATTTCTCGGTCAGCAAAGGAAATACCGTCCATCGCTTCATCACGCACGGCTGCGGCGATTGGGGGTAAAACAGTTTCTAATTCCCTACCTGCATCCGTGAGCCAGATTCGCCAAATGCGGCGATCGTGAATGTCGCGTTCTCGACGCACCAAGCCGCGTTCTTCCATCCGATCTAGTACGCCTGTTAAAGTCCCCCCCACTTGTTTGAGTTTGTCCCCAATACTAGAAGTAGGTAAACCATCTTCTTGCCACAAACAGCACAACACCAGCCAGTGAAATGGCGTAAGTCCAAAGGGTTCTAGCCTATCTGTAAACTTGCGTCCGAGTAGTTGTGAGACTAATTTGATTCTGTAACCCAAATTGTATGGTGCCAGATTTTGCTGCCACGAATCTAAAGCTGGGGAATGATTAGATGTAGAAACCATTTAGCAAAATACTTAGTATGCGTACTATTATTATAACTAGACTAGTCTTTTTTAGCAATAGTTGCTTGGCATCTGTCTTAGGGAAGAACTTGAATCAACTGGTACTCTTTAACAGTGCCGATAATGCGGTGAGGTCGAGATAATTTAGGGGACTGATCAGCATAGATCC contains:
- a CDS encoding MarR family winged helix-turn-helix transcriptional regulator, with the protein product MVSTSNHSPALDSWQQNLAPYNLGYRIKLVSQLLGRKFTDRLEPFGLTPFHWLVLCCLWQEDGLPTSSIGDKLKQVGGTLTGVLDRMEERGLVRRERDIHDRRIWRIWLTDAGRELETVLPPIAAAVRDEAMDGISFADREIFSQILNRAIANLS
- a CDS encoding HlyD family secretion protein, producing the protein MTSNTFNGHNQNKTPFIGKQLIPDSETLETVTAEATVVTPEIEKEKEVPPKRKRPTGLILAALGVSAIAAGGFGYNYWQYASTHQETDNATVAGNIHQVSSRIPGTISEVLVNDNQLVQPGQLLVKLDPRDYESKVQQAAAALENARGQAQAAQANIALSSETTTGKTTQAQGDVSGAVAAISTAQAAVQEAQAGIPAAQAQVRLAEAGIPAAQAQVAQTNANLEKAQADYNRYNQLYKSGAIARQQLDTAKAAYDVATAQKNAAIQGVEQAQAKLASARVGVAQAQSQLAQAQENVVNAQAKLAASRGGLQQATAGGQDTTVKRSQYEAAKAAIAQSEASLKDAQLQLSYANVTAPSAGRVGRKNAEVGNRVQSGTPLMAIVDNQYWVIANFKETQLEKMRPGEPVEIKLDSFPHHTFVGRVDSISPASGAQFALLPPDNATGNFTKVVQRIPVKVVFDQKSIQGYESRITPGMSAEVAVEVK
- a CDS encoding Uma2 family endonuclease, with amino-acid sequence MVVSQSEYYISPEEYLEGEKFSEIKHEYIDGQVYAMAGASDAHVTVVGNLFILLRNHLRGSGCRVYMLDMKAEIDVINRYFYPDVMVTCDIRDKESEYFKSHPCLIIEVLSESTEGYDRGKKFASYRHLESLQEYVLISPDRMSVECFRRNEEGHWVLYPYEKEQEVHLTSVDFRCAIAAIYEDVVLVP
- a CDS encoding tetratricopeptide repeat protein, coding for MFRRLIVIVTATILFSSSLTLAQTKKPKPPDKFPPNLLEVTTPDPLLPRLPKDKQPLTLQEQQKLEPALDALNQEAAAKLQAGDGVAAFEIWNRELRLRRFLGSLPEVQALSRVGAIAWKQNDGQEVQYITLRLQAIQKQAQSKNSTAPIDLELWRSLGQAYQNVRSPKLAVEAYDQVLLVVREQKNTTAVVETLKTIGELHLSWFDYVKAAPIYEELLSLATSFGVGVNEVTYLQQLAEIYDQTNQPQQSLNVLNKLVEIYVSENNLTEIPELKLAIASNYESLAKKDPNLLLEAFKNYQEAYTTAWQLKEYVRAGEALQKLIALYRSQGQTDEALQASQILVETETQAANFYGLMQAYDQIGQLYLERKEFPKALTAFQKGLELAQQLKHEEAYFAGQIEKVSKANL
- a CDS encoding DHA2 family efflux MFS transporter permease subunit; amino-acid sequence: MANTGVIDQQAPPERVPLRTWIGVLASMLGAFMAVLDIQITNASLQDIQASLGATLEEGSWISTAYLVAEIVVIPLTGWLSRVFSLRRYLLVNTALFILFSICCAWSWNLNSMIFFRALQGFSGGVLIPTAMTVVLTTLPQSKQSVGLAAFGFSAVFAPSIGPTLGGWLTENFGWEYNFYINVIPGALMLAGVWYGIKQEKPQMNLLKQGDWWGIIAMAIGLGSLQVVLEEGSRKDWFGSALIVRLSVIAVIFLAIFFFIELTRKQPFINLRLLSRRNFGLASIVNVSLGVGLYGSIYILPLYLAQIQKYNALQIGEVLIWAGIPQLFIIPLIPKLMQRIDVRLMVAVGVTLFSISAFMNSGMTNQTGLDQLRWSQFVRAMGQPLIMVPLTSIATAGLSPKEAGSASGLFNMMRNMGGSIGIASLATLLANREQFHSNRLGDTVSLYNPETQQRIDQMTQYFVSKGADLSTAQNQAIAAISNIVRREAYVMAFNDCFYFIGIALLLSGLAVLFFKKVKPTGGAVAH